The genomic stretch acttcagCCCTAGATAACAATAGCATATTACtagttaatataataattataaatacagAATTCTGCAGAATTTAATGCTAGAATTAGCTGTATTGATTTCTTAAATGGCCCAATTCAGCTGTCTGGCCTGTCATCTTCCTCGTCGGATCAgttttgaaattggaatttaattatttctcaaagtTCACAACCACCCGAACATGCATGTATGGAGAAGATTTATCTCATGATCACGGGCTCCATCGATGGATTAAGAGAGAGGCTGTTTTTAAAAAGGTTCATCTGCCTTTGACATTGAAGatcataaatttgttttttgcttGATGACATTAGTGAAGATCGTACataaagtgtatatatatagaaagaagcTAAAACTTTCAATATTCAATGGTTGACACCACTGCTAAACTCTCTGTTACTTTCTTTTTCAATGGGATTAATTTATGATTCTTATTCACCTCCATGGTTTCCTTCTTGAAAACCTTGGATTCTTTTGGATCTGTCTCcctgaataagaaacaaatcaGGCTCAGATGGCTgacatatatataatgacaccatttatataaaatgataacAAAAGTTAAAAACCTTTCATGTGTATATATTAGTAGGAACTTCTAATATGACAATATAGATGAGATCAAATACATGAAGTTTCAAACTATTTTGTAAATACAACGAAGTTTGAGCAAAGTAGAGCCATTTTTTCAAGGATTCATAGAAAATTGAGACCACTAAATCAAACTGCAAGGGCTTGGCTTACCCATGAAAGGCCTGGGAGAAGTAACTTGGAAATATGCTTGGAAGAAGCCGCTGTTCTCCTTTATTAGTTCTCTCCACACTGAAAATGTAAAGACGCTACCATAAGCTTACAAGTAGATAGTTGGAAATCAAACCATGTTAGAAGGGTGCCCCTAGTGCATAATGCTACTTTCAAGAGTTTATGCCTTTTTACAAAGAGGCCAATTTTGAACCTGTGTCCACTGCCAACCTTCTAGTTAAaaggagaatatatatatgtatagatatatattgtaatatgaTTTGATTCTTAGAGGGCGAGACCTTAGTAgcaacagaatatatatatatatatatatatttagagagagagagagagtactgGTCAGTGTAACGATGGGTCTGACATTGGCATGTTCTGCAAGAGCCTTGATGCATTGATCTCGGGTCATACGAAGAAGCAAACACCTTTCTATAAGATGTTGGACCTGTCGAAATTTCACAAATCAATTATCAAAGAGCTAATTAAATTCAAACCTATATCTGTGAACACTTTGTAAAGCTATCATCGATcgttcattttctctctctgagaaagagagggagggagagagggagagatatacCATGCGAATGTAGCTATGAGGGTGGCAATGGAAACAAGGGAAAGAGTGTTGGCTGCGAAGCATATCAATTTTTCTTGGCAGAACTGGACAAAACGAAGGGAATATATTATGAAAGACGggacagaagaagaagaagatggcaagaaagaaaaagaagtcagCGGGAAGCAAGAAAGAAATATGGTGCATTGCAAATAACATGTGgggagagaggcagtgagtgagAGTGATTGGTTATCCAGAGAGATCCAAGTGAAGGGCCAAAAGAGCACAAGAAATCCAAGTGATAGATTCATCTCATCTGCAAAGGGATAACAGAAGAGGGTCGGCTTTTCCAGATTGAAGGTGAAGTCTTAACGTACGGAGATCTTCGTGGCCAATCTCACAGCCACTTGAATCGCCATGAATATGATAGACGTACGTACGTGGTCCAGCCTTTTCACCTTGTCCCACTCCATTGAATCGTAAGCCTTTGCTAGAACCACCTTCAACACACAACTGGGGATGGGCCTTATGAGATGATATTGAAAACCAACTCCTAGGCTAGCAagacattgtcctcaatcgaacACCCTAGCACAAAAGCCTCCTGAGATACATCCACTAAGCCAGAGCACAAAAGCCTCATGAGATACATCCACTAAGCCAAAGAGCATCGGTTTTACCCTATTGGCCAAGATCTTAGTAATGAATTTATACAAGACATTACAACAAGAAATAGGTCTAAATTAGGACGACACCTCAGGGTGAGAAACCTTAGGAATGAGATTGATTATGGTCGCATTCATTTGCCCCAAAAAGTTGTTAGATGAGAAGAAGCCATGCACTGCCTTTACCATATCAGGACCTACTATCTCCCAAGCCTTCTTAAAGAACTTAATAGTGAACCCATTTGACCCAGGGGCCTTATCATCACCCATACTGAAGAGGGCTCTCTTAACTTCCTCAACCAAAACTTCTGCGATGAGCTCGTCCCACTAATCCATCTCCAAGCACTTATCAATAAAGAGGGCAACTTCTTCTAGACGCAGATGAGCTATACGAAAGCTTTGGCCAAAAAGATTTTAGAAGTAGGAGACCATAATACTCACCACTTCCTCATTCGAATCAGTTATCGAGCCATCCTCTTTCTGGAGGCTAATGATATGATGATTATTCCGCCGAGCCAACATCGATTGGAAGAAAAATCGAGAACACCAATCCCCTTCTATAGGCCACTGAATCCAAGATCGAAGGCGAAAATAATTAGATTCTTAAGCAAGAGTCGCCGAATAATCCTTATTCAAATTAAGCTCACGCTGACGAATAATAGGGTCATGAGGGTTATCCTGCATCTCTTGCTGAATACTGCGTAATCTATCTCGAGGAAAAGCAACAAGTTCAGAGACATGACCACTAAACTTATTGAGGATCTTCATAGTCTCCTTAACTGTTCTAAGCCTATGAGCTACTTAAATCATAGGAACCCCAGCCACCTACTCCAACTAGTAGCCACTCTATGAAAGAATAGAGGGTGGTCAGCTAGATGGTTTAGGAACCTGAAAAGACTCCCCTTATTCCTAATATTGCCAGATTAAAAAACCACTACAGGGCTATGATCGAAGATCCCTAGCTGAAGGAAAAGAGCTTTGCTCTTCGAATAGTGAGCAAGCCAACCATCATTGACCAGGGCTTTGTCTAACTTTCGATAAATACACTCATCTCCAAATCGCTTATTGTTCCATATCATCTTTGGCCCACTAAAATTCAAATCCTAAAGCgaaacaaaaagagagaaagcCATTAAACCTGTGCATACCCAAAGATAGAGGTGTTTCCACCTCTCATCTTAGAATTATTGTGATAGACATTAAAATCACCTAAAAGGAGCCAAGGGTCATTAGCCATCGACACCCTTACTCCTCTTAAAGAATTCCATAAACAAGCTTGGTCCACCTCTTTATTCCTAGCATAAATGCAAGACAAGAAAAAGGGAGTGATATTATCAGGACACATCACTCTGACATGAATGAACTTGTCTGACTTACTCAAAACTACCAAATTAAGGGCAGACGGATCTTGACCTACCCAAATACGCCCTCTATCGCACATGTCATAATTAAGATCCCAGTCCAAAAAGGCATAATAGTTAGGGAGACTTCCCCCAGCCTGCTTTTCTCATACTCGAGATTCTAAAATAGCCACTAAAGACAACTTATTATGGAAAATAAGCGACCGAACCTCCCATTACTTACAGGTCTGATTCATCCCCTTCACATTCCATGCAACAATCTATATTATAAACACTCCTGAGGGGTTGGTCGCTTGCACTCTCGTCTTCGTCTTATTATCCTCCGAACTCATACTCGTCGCCTTATCGAACTCTAAGTTATCCCCATCCTCGCCCTGTTGAGCATTAGACTCTCCTGGATCATCCCTGTCATCTGCCTCTCCTTCCAACTCCATGGGAGAGTTAACGTCCTTAACTTCTTCCACTaagatacaaaatttattcttatttttttttgctcaTCAATATCCTTCGGTTCATAAGGAACCTTAATAGATTGGAAATTTAAACAAGCTCCTAATTCATAAAGGTGTTATCAGGCTCAGAAGGTATAGCAGATGGGCCTACTTCCTCACCCCTAACACTCACATTATCCTTCATCTTTTTACCTTGCACTCTAACAAAGCCCTCATcttgtcccccccccccccccttgatCTTGAGTCTCTCAGCACCCTTAGGATCAGGTTTGGGCTACTTTGGGCACCGCGAATCTGGGTGACCAAAAACCCAACAACGAGAATAAATTGATGGTATCCATTGATATTCAATCGGAAGCCTAGAAATACAACGATCATCGGTAGATTCATCATAACCCTTATCAACATCAATATGTTTGAGAAATTTAGAGGACACATTAACCTCAACACAAACCCTGGCATATCCTAATCTTGATCTATCCTCTATCATAGGATTTTCATGAAGAGGTCTCCCAATGTCACTAGCCATAGCTGAAATTCCTTTTAGCGACCATCCCTCTAGCGGGGGATTATAAATCTTAATCCAGAGGAGAATTGATGAATAAGACTCTTTAGCTAAATTCATACCCATTTCTCAACATTTTAGAATGAATGGGCGGTCCGCAAAATGATAAAGACTCACATCAAAAACTTTCAGCATGCTTCCTtcgaaatcaaaacaaaaaaagaaaaaatggcaATTATTCAAAAGAACTTCTAAAAGACCATGGTGTTGCCACATACGCTTAGCAATATTTTGAACCACTGGAAATGGTAGTCGCTTCTCAATAAAATACCTAACTAAGGTATTCTTCCAATATTCAAAGCATTCTTCAATAATATCACTAGGGAGTTTAACTAATGGAATTTCAGAGGGCATACCTACCTGAtggtgaaaaatatttcaagtgaGTCGGAACACGTTGGGCACGACCTTAAGTGACATTAGCCCAAGATTTGATGGGACGCACAACATTTCTTACTTGATTGTTCTTGTTAGGCCTCACCTAGTTCACATATGCACGCTGGCACTTATTGAAATTGGACCCATTCTCCTAGCGGGCAGCGTTGCTTCCTCCTTAAACACCCGCGGGCCATACTGACCCATCCGACCTGACCCACCTTCTCGATTCAACCCACAATCGGCCCCACCCAACGACCCATCAGCTCTAGAAAACTCCCAAAGCTGCAAGTTGTCTAGCTGCCTTTCCTTTTCCAAACGGTAATGTTCGCCTTAAGAATTAGACCGAGAATGGTGGATCTGATCCCCAGAAATTAGCTTATACGATTGCCCGTCACCTTTGCCAATCACACTACTATTCCTTCTTAATGCTTCCTCAGAGCCTTTTGCCAACGGAATGTCTTCCATACCCTCCGACACCACCTACCAACGCGATAACTTGCGAGAGTTCTGACGTTTTATTAGAGGGTGGGAAGGACGATGGGTCTCCCGATCTCATCGTTCCATCAGAGACTGCCAAGCCCCGATCCATCTTTCTAAAATCATCGTTGACTCGATCCATTCCTACACAATGATTAAAATCTTCCTCCAGCAAATCATCCCCATCAAACATAGGGTAGTATCTTTGCTCAAAACTATCATCCACTAGCATCAAACCATCCTCGTGCCCATTAACATCCTCAGCTGAAACTGCATCAGAATCAACCCCACCACTTTCTGTCATTGAAAGATCTTCACCCCGACTCACCAACATACTTGCAATGGTTGAATTTTGAGATCTCGACCAGCGATCCTGTTTAGAGATGCCTCCATTGCTTCGGCCAAGAGATGGCAAACTCTGTGGACGTTTATCTCACCGGCTAAGAACGAAGGGAATGCACCATATGCTCGGTTTGCTTGAGTTTTGCCACAAGTTTCACAATTTTCTCTCTAGCCAGATAGAGAAAGTTAAAACAAGCTACCATGGTAATTTTAAGGTGACACTATATAGGTAGTATATAGGTTTGAGGTTTTCAGTGGAATCTGCCTCTGATAACTTAGCATGTGAGTGGCCATCCCATGCTTCTGTGTCTATGGTCCTATCTTGACCTCGTCCACAACGATGATACATCTGGTTAACGACAAACAATTATGTTTGTGTGGGATAGGTGGAGGGTAGCAAGGGCATGTACAACCTGTCCAACTCTACTGACTCCTCAAGGTTGGGTACGGGGCCTGATCAACATCATCAGTAAGGTAAAACATGGATAATATTACATCAAGATTAAACTCACTactttttctttcagttttttttttttttttttagctagaTAACTCATTATCTTTTCTCTTacaatttttattcttttacttttatcatttcattaaaataataactcAATTCATGTATATGTCCTAATTTTGAATGAAATTCATGATGGTtaatcaatataaatttaatatagaATTGCTCCTTTCATAAGTGGTTATTCCTaatgttttactcttgtgattggttttgatgattaaaaatgacaattgattttTCGAATTCTAAgtcaaacaaaatcaatttaacaTTCAACAGAAAAATGATTCCATAGACATTGCCAATATGATCATTCAATCTATAttcttatgtatatatttgaaaaCATAAGTCTCCTGTTAATGTGCCTAAATTAAATTCAAGAGATTGTTTGAACCATTGGTCAAAATGGATTAAAATGCAGGAAATAAACTCATCTGTCGACCATTTTGCAACTTTAGCTTAAACTGTCAACAGTTCAAAAGAGATTGTCAACCATTCTCATTGCAAGGCTTCTGGCTGTCGACCGTTTTCCTTAGGGTTGTCAATTAGCAATATGCTTGTTCTTAATATCCTGTATCTAGCCTTCATTTGTAGACATATTTTATATCATCTGTCAATCGATCCTTTATTTTTGGCCATCTATCGACCATTCTTCAATGAACTGTCGACCGACAAAATGTCTAGCCTTAATGTTCCTGAAATATGCCTTGTATCTATCAACCGATACACTATCATCTATCAACTAATAGAAAGCAAGCATATGGACTCTTTACATTCTATGCTTCTGATTGTTGACCAATGCCTTACACTGTcgattgaattttgaatttcttaACTAATCTGTCGACTGTTTCAATGTCAGAAATCACCAACGGCTAGTTTATCCACTAATCCAAAGTGCTCCCTCCACTTCTAACGCTAAGATTCTTGAATGGGCTCTCAAGCCACTATAAATAGAAGTCAAACGGATGATTCAAACTATTCAAGTGATCATactacaagctcccaagtgctcaCCAATTTTTGTGCTCTATTGGTGTATTTCATCTTTACTTCAAGGCTTTGTATTTGCTTTGTAAAATTCGATTTCAAGTGCAAGATTCTTGAATGGGCTCTCAAGTCACTATAAATGGAAGTCAAATGGATGATTCAAACTACTCAAGTGATCATattacaagctcccaagtgctcaCCCATTTTTGTGCTCCATTGGTGTATTCCATCTTTACTTCAAGGCTTTGTATTTGCTTTGTAAAATTCGATTTCAAGTCTTGCATCTATTTTTAgttacattgtaactaagaatgCATACTCTTAGATATTTCTTTCTTGTGTCACTCTTTGTGTTCCTAGCTTATATAGCTAGATGACCTACTTTTATTAAAGTAAAAGGTTACATATTTCTACCTAATTTTACTAGAGGGCTTGTTTGTTTAAACAAGAGGTTGTATATTCCTAGTTTGGTGCTAGAAGGCCTATTCGGTGGGATAATAGAATTATAGTGatttgcttgaaaatccttagtgagaagctaaggtaatggattagAGTTGGTTTAAGCCGAATCACTATATATTGCTTGTCACTCTATTGCTCTTACTCTTTATTTCATAAATTGTGATTTGCATTCTTCTAATCATTTTTAAATTGCATCAAAATTCCATCCTTCACCACAAAagaaatttcaagttttcaaccaaaattttaaataacccaattcacctccctcTTAGGTATTGGTGCCATTGTTATATGATTATATCAATTCCCATATAGAATCGCTAGTTTCACGAGAGATTCTattttatgcgctattgctGCACTAGCTAGTCATGTGCAAGGTAAATCTTAGTTTGGTAAATAGTTTGAATTGGATCTTATTTtggtaatattttattaacataatattatttaaaaaaaattctcaattatGGATGTTCATAACTATCTTTTCAATTcttgataattatttattggttTTAATGGATTTTTTGGAGAAAGCTAAatacttttttgttattattattgtaacaccccgcctcgccaggtgtgtcactataagggtattcttgagaatcctttttttttttcaagttcatcacgcgtggtgatttcaagaacaatcttcacatgtagaATAATGAATCCTAAGAACCctagtcttgcccgtttaactaacaagatcaataatcttaacaactaaacgagacatattataatgcaacggatacattaacatcaaaataccgtggcctaccacgagttcatACAAGGTATTTCTACACTGAAACacttattacaaaactaccaaatgataacaacattatcatgCTACCGTTCATACACAACCAgaatacatactaaagcttcCAAAATGATACAATAACTAGCAAGCTAAACACTGTTGGTCTCAACTGGCCACGTGACCTTGCAACAGTCCCTGgctagaacgtttgaatgttctaggggcataacccagattagatgataaaacatctaagtgatggcatgaaatagtatattgaatgcatgaaagacacacgagcatggcatatacagacaacaaCGACATGCAACAcctctaacttgagaaatctccctaacatactcaacctcccgtggaaaatccattccacacaccgttagGGTTAACCttaccgcgacatacttaatctctcgagtgctctgccgtgtcactcgttcacctggattaacattgtcccattctcaagaagaccccatcccgtcccacaTAGACACAACACCGACACAAATACCAATAtcccaatgatatgaaaatcacacgccatgcaccgactcttttgtaagtaaaaacagttgatgcaatataccacatgttcaatatgcaaataaaACCACATGTACATAAGTGAAACACCGATGCATAGTATCCCAAGTTCTAGAGGGTACAATCGCTCACTCGAATTGGTTCAATCACGTGTGTCCTAAGCTCAggagggtaaaaccactcacctgaacccactacacacattCCAACACACTTTAAAACaaggtaagactagaatcaaaccactcacctcgaacatatttggatcgcctcgatcctcgtgcactacCTTGATTTACGTaccaaatcacaaacactcgTATTTATACTCCACCTCAAACCAcgatactccctaaacatcatatttaattaaagaagcatcaaaatccttttttctcaatttttttataattttctctatttttctcccaattttcacttcgataattccaaaataattatctcctcacacatttttccaaaattttcaacacaataattcctaaaataaatatagaaaaatactggaagaaaaatTATCGAAATACCCCTTCTCATGCGCCCTCATGCTCCCAGCGCGTGAAgtgtggcgcgtgcagctcacgcgccaccttcttcgCTAATTTTCAGCTAGCGACAGCTCTTCCGATGATAGATTTgagcacacccccttcaagccccCTCTATGTCGATCACGATGGGACTGGTTTCAGGCCGAAAGACCATCGAAAAGGGGCCCAAACGGCCGATTGCAAGTGCGACGAGGCGGACTGCCTCCAGTTTTCGGCCGACCACCAAACGCACTCCAACCGCGCCAAAACACTCCCGAAACgttctccttgatgcaaggatcagaAGCCCCTTAACCACTCCCTTCGATTCACTCATAATCGCGAGCAATTTGAATGTGAAATCTCGGCCAAAAACCTAgctatttatagcaaaattCCAATTGTTTTATAACTAATCagaggccaaggcttggcccccaagcctcCTTGTGCCGTATACTACCTTTCTCGAACCACCCTCGGCCGTCTCATCGCCGGAGATAACCTCCACGtgccactacaaaaaaattggcatttagcgacggttttttttgcatttagcggcggtttttaaccgccgctaagtgatttagcggcggttttcaaaaccgtcgctgaACCAGCCGTTGTGGAGCATTTAGCtgcggttttgaccaaccgctggaataaccgccgctaaatcactaattttgcggcggttttaaaaccgccgcaaaatcagtgatttagcggcggtttttttaattttagcggcggttttaaaaatcgccgctaaaattaaaaaaaattaaaattttttattttagcggcggtttttaaaccgccgcaaaaattaaaaaaaaattaaaattttaaaaaaataaaaaattaaaaaaaattaaaaattaaaaattaaaaaaaaattaaaaaattttaattttagcggcggtttctaaaaccgccgctaaaattaaaataaaattaaaaattttactctctcacccccgcccgcgcccacacggttgcccaccgcccagccacgtggccgcatatccgcccgccacgtggcgaggctggaaatttaatttccagcctccccccttccccagttt from Diospyros lotus cultivar Yz01 chromosome 9, ASM1463336v1, whole genome shotgun sequence encodes the following:
- the LOC127809480 gene encoding uncharacterized protein LOC127809480 is translated as MLFAMHHISFLLPADFFFFLAIFFFFCPVFHNIFPSFCPVLPRKIDMLRSQHSFPCFHCHPHSYIRMVQHLIERCLLLRMTRDQCIKALAEHANVRPIVTLTMWRELIKENSGFFQAYFQVTSPRPFMGRQIQKNPRFSRRKPWR